A genomic window from Lasioglossum baleicum chromosome 7, iyLasBale1, whole genome shotgun sequence includes:
- the Hmgs gene encoding hydroxymethylglutaryl-CoA synthase produces the protein MWPKDVGIKAMEVYFPAQYVEQTELEQFDGVTAGKYTIGLGQSKMGFCNDREDINSLCLTVVHRLMDRYGIKPKDVGRLEVGTETILDKSKSVKSVLMQLFQPHGNADIEGVDSTNACYGGTAALFNAVSWVESSAWDGRIALVVAADNAVYAPGAARPTGGAGAIAMVVGPDASIILDRGTRSSYMEHAYDFYKPDLNSEYPIVDGQLSIKCYLNAVDKCYQTYCDKVKKKYKENISLDSFDAVLFHSPYGKLVQKSFARLAYNDFLNVPKNRAAEQYPDLVKFHDMKREDTYSNRDIEKAFTTISKAAFEKKTLPSLLISNQVGNMYTPSVYCGLASLLVSKPVKELAGSKVGLFSYGSGLCSTMYSITITKDESKLAQLVSSLSYIKTQLDAREKVSPIDYTKVLEWRQQNCHSAPFSPKSSVSSMFPGTYYLEQIDEKYRRTYKRV, from the coding sequence ATGTGGCCGAAAGACGTCGGTATCAAGGCGATGGAAGTATACTTCCCTGCTCAATACGTCGAGCAAACGGAGCTGGAGCAGTTCGATGGAGTAACTGCTGGAAAGTACACCATTGGACTGGGGCAGTCCAAGATGGGCTTCTGCAACGATCGTGAGGATATTAACTCGTTGTGTTTGACGGTGGTGCACCGGTTAATGGATAGGTACGGCATTAAACCAAAAGATGTGGGCAGATTAGAGGTCGGAACGGAAACGATATTAGACAAGAGCAAGTCGGTAAAGTCTGTCCTTATGCAGTTATTTCAACCGCATGGCAACGCAGACATAGAAGGAGTAGACTCTACGAATGCCTGTTACGGAGGTACCGCTGCCCTATTTAATGCAGTGTCTTGGGTAGAGAGCAGCGCGTGGGATGGCAGGATAGCTTTAGTCGTCGCAGCTGACAATGCCGTGTACGCTCCTGGAGCTGCTAGACCGACTGGCGGTGCCGGAGCTATTGCAATGGTTGTCGGTCCAGATGCTTCGATAATACTCGACCGTGGGACAAGATCGTCCTATATGGAACATGCGTATGATTTCTATAAACCCGATCTGAATTCGGAGTATCCTATCGTGGATGGACAATTGTCGATCAAATGCTACCTCAATGCTGTGGATAAGTGTTATCAGACTTATTGTGACAAGGTCAAGAAAAAGTACAAGGAGAATATAAGTTTAGATAGCTTCGACGCGGTATTGTTTCACTCGCCGTACGGTAAACTGGTACAGAAATCGTTCGCCAGATTAGCTTATAATGATTTCTTGAACGTGCCTAAGAACAGAGCGGCTGAACAATATCCAGACTTAGTCAAATTCCATGACATGAAGCGCGAAGACACTTATTCCAATAGAGACATCGAAAAAGCGTTTACAACTATAAGTAAAGCAGCCTTCGAAAAGAAAACGCTGCCGTCGTTGCTTATATCGAATCAAGTAGGGAATATGTACACTCCTTCCGTATATTGTGGATTAGCTTCCTTACTGGTTAGTAAACCTGTAAAAGAGCTAGCAGGATCTAAAGTTGGATTGTTTTCCTATGGTTCGGGTCTTTGTTCCACTATGTATTCGATAACGATAACAAAAGACGAGTCCAAGTTAGCACAACTTGTTTCGTCTCTTTCATATATAAAGACTCAACTGGACGCTCGTGAAAAAGTTTCTCCCATAGATTACACAAAGGTATTGGAGTGGAGACAACAAAATTGCCATAGCGCACCGTTCAGTCCTAAGAGCAGCGTTTCTAGTATGTTCCCGGGAACATATTACCTCGAACAAATAGACGAGAAATACAGAAGGACTTACAAGAGGGTATGA